One part of the Vitis riparia cultivar Riparia Gloire de Montpellier isolate 1030 chromosome 6, EGFV_Vit.rip_1.0, whole genome shotgun sequence genome encodes these proteins:
- the LOC117916022 gene encoding histone H2A-like yields the protein MESTGKVKKGAGGRKGGGPKKKPVSRSVKAGLQFPVGRIGRYLKKGRYSQRVGTGAPVYLAAVLEYLAAEVLELAGNAARDNKKNRIIPRHVLLAVRNDEELGKLLSGVTIAHGGVLPNINPVLLPKKTDKATKEPKSPSKATKSPKKA from the exons ATGGAGTCTACCGGAAAAGTTAAGAAGGGGGCCGGTGGAAGGAAGGGTGGTGGTCCCAAGAAGAAGCCAGTGTCTCGGTCCGTTAAGGCCGGTTTGCAGTTCCCGGTCGGAAGGATTGGTCGTTACCTGAAGAAGGGCCGGTACTCCCAGCGTGTAGGGACTGGTGCTCCAGTGTACTTGGCTGCCGTGCTTGAGTACCTGGCCGCAGAA GTGCTAGAGTTGGCTGGAAATGCAGCTCGGGACAATAAGAAGAACAGGATCATTCCAAGGCACGTTCTATTGGCAGTAAGAAACGACGAGGAATTAGGAAAGCTGCTCTCTGGAGTGACCATTGCTCATGGAGGCGTTCTCCCCAACATCAACCCAGTACTCTTGCCAAAGAAGACAGACAAGGCCACGAAAGAGCCCAAGTCACCTTCCAAGGCCACCAAGTCTCCCAAGAAGGCTTAA
- the LOC117916027 gene encoding small RNA-binding protein 11, chloroplastic-like, whose translation MMKTAGNLLKPWFSARRFSSEIFVTRLSGYTTNEELIEMFSPFGVVTQARLILDPKTQRPKGFGFVKFESEVDAEKALKAMNGRIVRGRLIFVEIAKTTRPGEDATC comes from the exons ATGATGAAAACGGCGGGAAATCTGTTGAAGCCATGGTTTTCTGCAAGAAGATTCAGCTCTGAGATCTTTGTCACCA GATTATCAGGTTACACCACAAATGAAGAATTGATAGAGATGTTTTCACCGTTTGGTGTAGTCACACAAG CTAGGTTAATTTTAGACCCAAAAACCCAAAGGCCAAAAGGGTTTGGTTTTGTAAAATTTGAGTCAGAGGTTGATGCAGAGAAGGCATTGAAGGCTATGAATGGCAGG ATTGTAAGAGGAAGGCTGATTTTTGTGGAAATCGCAAAGACTACGAGACCGGGAGAGGATGCTACCTGCTGA
- the LOC117916020 gene encoding protein yippee-like CG15309: protein MGRLFLVEFDQTPEVHFYCCRTCQAHIALSQDCFSRMEQLREGMFSNVVNVVVDIRMEGFFQVEDIHCVRCNEPLGWRYIRAEPNGTFLLKLAHLLFWDGARLLNADTLLDPVVDQENQEDHPQENQEDQGNQENQEDQGNQGEEDEDDQGPDDNVDID, encoded by the exons ATGGGGAGGCTTTTTCTTGTTGAATTCGATCAAACTCCTGAAGTCCATTTCTACTGCTGTCGAACTTGCCAAGCTCACATTGCCTTATCCCAAGACTGCTTTTCCCGA ATGGAGCAGCTTAGGGAAGGCATGTTCTCAAATGT TGTCAATGTTGTAGTTGATATTAGGATGGAAGGTTTTTTCCAAGTAGAAGATATCCACTGTGTCAGATGCAACGAGCCATTGGGCTGGAGATAT ATTCGTGCGGAGCCGAATGGAACTTTTCTGCTTAAGTT GGCTCATCTTCTGTTTTGGGACGGAGCAAGGCTACTGAATGCTGACACACTTTTGGATCCAGTGGTAGATCAGGAGAATCAGGAGGATCATCCTCAGGAGAATCAGGAGGATCAGGGGAATCAGGAGAATCAGGAGGATCAGGGGAATCAGGGTGAGGAGGATGAGGATGACCAAGGCCCAGATGATAACGTGGACATCGACTGA
- the LOC117916024 gene encoding protein yippee-like At3g55890, translating to MGRLFLVEFDQTPEVHFYCCRTCQAHIVLAQHCFSRMEQLREGLFTNVVNVVVDERTRREGFFQVEDIHCVRCNKPLGWRYIPAQPNGTVLLKLAHLLFWDGARLLNADTLLDPVVDQENQEDQGNQGEEDEDDQGPDDNVDID from the exons ATGGGGAGGCTTTTTCTTGTTGAATTTGATCAAACTCCTGAAGTCCATTTCTACTGCTGTCGAACTTGCCAAGCTCACATTGTCTTAGCCCAACACTGCTTTTCCAGA ATGGAGCAGCTTAGGGAAGGCTTGTTCACAAATGT TGTCAATGTTGTAGTTGATGAACGTACTAGGAGGGAAGGTTTTTTCCAAGTAGAAGATATCCACTGTGTCAGATGCAACAAGCCATTGGGCTGGAGATAT ATTCCTGCCCAGCCGAATGGAACTGTTCTGCTTAAGTT GGCTCATCTTCTGTTTTGGGACGGAGCAAGGCTACTGAATGCTGACACACTTTTGGATCCAGTGGTAGATCAGGAGAATCAGGAGGATCAGGGGAATCAGGGTGAGGAGGATGAGGATGACCAAGGCCCAGATGATAACGTGGACATCGACTGA
- the LOC117917073 gene encoding protein yippee-like At3g55890: MGRLFLVEFDQTPEVNFYCCRTCQAHIVLAQHCFSRMEELREGFFTNVVNVVVDERTRTQGFSQVEDIHCVRCNKPLGWRYIPAQPNGTVLLKLAHLLFWDGARLLNADTLLDPVVDQENQEDQGNQGEEDEDDQGPDDNVDID, from the exons ATGGGGAGGCTTTTTCTTGTTGAATTCGATCAAACTCCTGAAGTCAATTTCTACTGCTGTCGAACTTGCCAAGCTCACATTGTCTTAGCCCAACACTGCTTTTCCCGA ATGGAGGAGCTTAGGGAAGGCTTCTTCACAAATGT TGTCAATGTTGTAGTTGATGAACGTACTAGGACGCAAGGTTTTTCCCAAGTAGAAGATATCCACTGTGTCAGATGCAACAAGCCATTGGGCTGGAGATAT ATTCCTGCCCAGCCGAATGGAACTGTTCTGCTTAAGTT GGCTCATCTTCTGTTTTGGGACGGAGCAAGGCTACTGAATGCTGACACACTTTTGGATCCAGTGGTAGATCAGGAGAATCAGGAGGATCAGGGGAATCAGGGTGAGGAGGATGAGGATGACCAAGGCCCAGATGATAATGTGGACATCGACTGA